A portion of the Lolium rigidum isolate FL_2022 chromosome 1, APGP_CSIRO_Lrig_0.1, whole genome shotgun sequence genome contains these proteins:
- the LOC124661802 gene encoding ras-related protein RHN1-like, producing the protein MAPTPSSVIQAKLVLLGDLGAGKTSIVVRFVKGLYYECQESTIGAAFFSQALPVSGRGGEGDATIRFDIWDTAGQERYHSLAPMYYRGAAAAVVVYDICSLDSYIRAKKWVDELQRQGNPHLVMALVGNKVDLEDKRKVRTQEALEYAERNGLFFVETSAKTAQNVGELFYELAERLVKVRPNRPAGMVLHDRHGAGGGGRWFCCSG; encoded by the exons ATGGCTCCGACTCCAAGCAGCGTCATCCAGGCCAAGCTG GTGCTTCTGGGAGACCTGGGCGCCGGGAAGACCAGCATCGTCGTCCGGTTCGTCAAGGGGCTCTACTACGAGTGCCAGGAGTCGACCATCGGGGCGGCCTTCTTCTCCCAGGCGCTGCCGGTgagcggccgtggcggcgagggagaCGCCACCATCAGGTTCGACATCTGGGACACCGCCGGCCAGGAGCGGTACCACAGCCTCGCCCCCATGTACTACCGCGGCGCCgcggccgccgtcgtcgtctACGATATCTGCAGCTTG GATTCGTACATccgtgcaaagaagtgggtagacGAGCTTCAGAGGCAAG GGAATCCACACTTGGTTATGGCGTTAGTGGGCAACAAGGTTGATTTAGAAGACAAGAGGAAGGTCAGAACGCAG GAAGCGTTGGAGTACGCGGAACGGAATGGCCTCTTCTTCGTGGAGACGTCGGCCAAGACGGCGCAGAACGTCGGCGAGCTGTTCTACGAGCTAG CCGAGAGACTGGTGAAAGTGCGGCCGAACCGTCCGGCCGGGATGGTCTTGCACGATCGGCACGGCGCTGGAGGCGGCGGACGGTGGTTCTGTTGCTCCGGGTGA